AGTTATTTGAAGTAGCTACAAAATTTTACTTGCACCAGTTTCAAGAATTTGCCTTGACTTCAAACAGCAGTCGACTTGAATGCAGCTACTTTTTTCTACTTGAAGGTCTGCACTGTCATCTCTAAAATATTATTGATCATTAATAatgcttgtgggtttttttaaataactggtACACCTTTCAAATTTTCAATTAGTTTTGGGTTCtagagttttcatttttactgcCGCACCAGGAATAGCTTGCGGAGTCAAGTGGAcgagaagaaaaaaactgcaCAACCTCAAAATATTTAAGCCGTACCTCACCTACAATAGTTTTGTCAGTGAAttaagggaggaaagaaaaacagtaccTTATAGTCTGAAACTTCAGGACTGTAATTTTCAGTTAGTTCCAAGCGCTgttgaaagaaatacaaataacaaATTACAACTTTTCCTGATCCTTGATGATGCCACCTATACCCAGACACGGTTTCTTCAGCAAGAGGGAAGTGCAAGAACCAAGTCTCCCACTCTTGGATCCTGACGCCTATCACAGTCCCAGGTAGTCTTCCAGGACTCACAGCTCCAAAGGATTTCTGCTCAGGTCAGGCTCTGAGAAGAGATCAGGGAGATGGATCCCAACTGCAGTCTCCTCAACTgcagtaatttaattttcatttacttttttattgtACAGTGAGTGTAATTATTCGTATGGGAAGATTTGCAATAATACTGTAGGAATGCTatagaaagaaataacaacatagactcttttttttttttctttttacagcatCTAATTTTAATGCTGACTTTCCTTGCATGTTGGAAAGAAAGGGGTAACATGCTTCTTTCTGGCATTCTTATTTGAACACAAACCTTGGAAAATATGCCCATGGTAGAGAGAAACTTTGTGAAGGTGCAACCAGAAAATTCTATTCTTTGTGAACTGACTTGTGTGCTAGCTAAGAGTCACTGTACACATGTACATGGAAATTCACACTGAAAAGACAGTGGAGGCAACATTTTGTTGTTTGTGTTACAGAAATATAGGAAGtctaaaaaaatgcatttaacttATGCACATGCTCCAAACCTCTGTAAAAATCAAAGTCAGACTTAAtaacaaaagaattttttagAGCCAACAACAGAAACTGCAACAGTTTTTGTTGTATGGGAAACTACTAGGTTAGAAAGACAGCAAGAGGGGAGTGAACGCTTTCAGAGATGCCTACAAACATTAGGCATAAGATGCTGAACCATCTGCTTAagtttaaaacagattttttaaaaaagaacaaacaagtAGGATGAAGACTACTTCCTAACTCTTATACTTGTAGGATAACGGTCCCAGAACAATGTAAGATTAAGTTCTTCAGTGTAAATTTTTGACTGTCAGGACTTCGCTATCTGTAGCGTGTCCTGCAAAACTTAGAGTGGcccaaatgaaacaattttagACTGGTAACATTCAGTATATCACAAGTTCTTTACCTTAAAGGCAATTCTTTCTCCCACTTGTGGTGGGGCAGCTAGAAGAGGCAACACACTATAGTCTCTCTTGGGGACCTCCACGGGATTCTGTGAAGCAAACAGTAAACCCATTGATTAATTACTgtattaataaaaacagaagacaacGTTTATGCTGTATGGATTGTAAGAAGTTCTGAGAAAAGTAAGGTATGTATCCGAATGCTTTGTTTTGAGCTATATAATACAATCACTTAAGTGTTGTTTCATAAACACTTCCTCAGGCCGCTAAATGCAGATATAGTAATATCAGATTTATAAGTTAAGATCAACCTTTATCCTACTAatctatttttgctttcacaaaTTACTCTCATCCTGTATGTTTTTTGTATAGTTAAAGCTGCCAGAGAAAGGTGACCTATGACTGCGTAAGTCACTCACCTGGACAAGAACAGAAGTGTTTGTCGCAGCTTCATTTAACTGCCTCTGTTTCTGGCCTTCACTGCTGTAGTTATAGAAGAAGCCAGGGTTTGCTCCTCTCCCACGGCCTTGGCCCCTCATCATCCCACGAAACCCACGGCCCCTAGGTCCTCTCCAGAAGTTATCCTCTCCTGTTCCACGCCCCCTTCCACGACCTGGGCTGGCAAGTGGTCCTTGAATACTGGTTGTCAACTGTTTAGTACAGTTTCTTACTATGGAATTACTGAGTCCAGCATTTGCTGCAGGTTTTTTAATAACAAGTGTTTCTGAATCTGAACTATCAGACTCTGAAGAGGAGGTCTTTGCTTTGGGAGCCTTGGTGGTACTGGTTTTTACAGCTGCCACACTGTAAGGCAGTGACTTTTCCTTTGCAGTCCTGTCTTGTGCTGTTGCCACTTTCTCATCCTCTGTACTCGAGTCAGAATCTGAACTAGAGGACTGGgattttttagcatttttactAATTGCAGCCTTAGTGGAATTTTCAGTGTTAGACTTTACGGTCACTTTATTAGAAACAACAGTTTTCACATCAGAATTTGCAGCAGCTTGGGATTTGTCTTTGGGAAGTGTTGCCACTACAGATTTATGGgaagatttattttgctttatgtCTAATTCACTGCTGTCACTGTCAGACGACGTGCTGGAGGAATCTGAAGCTCCCACCCTCTTTTTTCTGGACTGTGCTGTGATTTTTATGGTGTTATTTTTACCAGAATCTACAGAAAAGCTCTGATTTGCCTGTTCTAAAGCCATCTTTGCTGCAGCAACCtttgtctgcttttcctccttctttttgGTTGCCAactgcttctccctctccatttttttaagctttttagACTGGTCCGTAGAGCTCTCTTCCTTACCTTCTGTGAGTCTATTTCTTCCACtaacttcttcctttcttt
The genomic region above belongs to Gavia stellata isolate bGavSte3 chromosome 22, bGavSte3.hap2, whole genome shotgun sequence and contains:
- the COIL gene encoding coilin; its protein translation is MAAAGGGPVRLRLLFDYPPPGSPGCALCWLLLEPSQVRLVTDLVSLIRHRFGFSRRARLSLFLEGALLPPTESARLVRDNDSLRVKLEEIVADDYEEIDDGFSYTPKEDKKRHRQKQEEEELSRNEDDKHKKEKKKNKHNPEYSFCREETSVDIRDSQKRYKKRKRKEEVSGRNRLTEGKEESSTDQSKKLKKMEREKQLATKKKEEKQTKVAAAKMALEQANQSFSVDSGKNNTIKITAQSRKKRVGASDSSSTSSDSDSSELDIKQNKSSHKSVVATLPKDKSQAAANSDVKTVVSNKVTVKSNTENSTKAAISKNAKKSQSSSSDSDSSTEDEKVATAQDRTAKEKSLPYSVAAVKTSTTKAPKAKTSSSESDSSDSETLVIKKPAANAGLSNSIVRNCTKQLTTSIQGPLASPGRGRGRGTGEDNFWRGPRGRGFRGMMRGQGRGRGANPGFFYNYSSEGQKQRQLNEAATNTSVLVQNPVEVPKRDYSVLPLLAAPPQVGERIAFKRLELTENYSPEVSDYKEGKIISWNADKKQIELEILSSSAGRLAKEPGKFDLVYQSADGAELIEYAIPQDTKITESWDALIEPRLIVEPPVNGSSIENRTI